The following nucleotide sequence is from Melioribacteraceae bacterium.
AAGACAAGAACATATTTACCTAGTGAAATCATAATAAAATTTTTGTAGAGACTTGATTAATCAAGTCTCTACATATTATATTAAGTTTTAATTCGAAAGGGATTGTGATGTTAAAAGATAAGAAGAAACATAGAATAAAATATATTACCGATAAAAAGGGAAATAAAAAGGAAGTCATTCTGAGTATAAATGATTACAACCAACTTCTTGAAGATATCGAAGATTTAGCAATTGCCGCGACTAGAGAAAAAGATGTCTTAGTTGATCACGATAAAGTTTTAGAACAACTCAGAAAAGATGGATTATTATAAAATAAAATGGACAAGTTCTTCGCTTAAAGAGCTTAAAAAACTACCTCACAATATTATTCAAAGGGTAGTCAAAAAAGTTGAAGATTTGTCAAAAAATCCCCTCCCTAAAAAAGTTCGAAAATTAGCAGGCTCAACGGACCTCTTTAGGATTCGGATCCAAGATTATAGAATTATATATAGGATAGAAAAAAACGAGTTAATTATTGTAATTCTAAAAGTAGGGCATAGAAAAGCTGTATATAAGAAATAGTGGGCGAGTATTAAACTCACCCTTATTTTGGCTTCTGTGTTCTGAATTCTGACTACCGACTACTTTATCAAAAACATCTTCCAGCTAATTCCATCCATGTTGAAATTGCTAACAGAATTACTTAAACGAATAACTTCATCCGAAGTTAAGTTTACAATTTCATTAGCGTTATAAACTGGTGGCAAATTCAATTCAACATTTTGTGGATTTTCATTTTTATTTATTACTACGAGTATTCTTTCATTCATATATGAACGGATGTAAGCAAAAATATTTTCATCAGCTTTTATGTTATAATAATCTCCGTAGCGTAAGGCGGGATGTTCTTTTCTTAGATTAACAATTTCTCTTACATCTTGTAAAGTTTCTTTTTCGTATTCATTAAGTTCATTACCGAATCGCATCATTCTTCTATTATCGGGATCAGATGCTCCGGTCATTCCAAATTCGCTTCCATAATAAATTACCGGTAATCCCGGAATCGAATTCATGTAAGCCATGTACAATTTCATTTTATCATAACTTTTTGGATCATCAACTCGCGGTGGGTTATTCCATCCTTCTTCAACAGCACTCCATTGTGCAAGTTCCAAATCGCCATCGGTATAAGCCATAAATCTATTTTTGTCATGACTATCCATTATGTTGCCCATGTAATGAATTGTGCCGTAAACTTCGGATGTCTTTTTTATTTCATCATCCAAATTTTTAAATGAATAGTCGGGATCAATAAATGCGGCTTGTGCAGTATTATAGAGTTCAAAATTAAATTGAGAACTAAGCTGACCATTATTTACATATGAACTTACAAGTTCATAATCACCGAACGTTTCACCGATTTGATAAACGTATTTATTTTCCGGATCGGAAATTTCCTTTTTTATTTTTCTGGTAAGTTCTCTCCAAAATTCATTTGGGACATGTTTGACTGCATCGTGACGGAAGCCGTCGGCTCCGGTACTCTTCAACCACCAGACAGCATTTTCGGTCATTACATCCAATGCTTCTTGAGAACCTATATAATCAAAAGATGGGAGGTAAGGTTCAAACCATGTTGTTAATCTGAATTCATCCCAGAATCTTAAGTTCAATCTTCCGTCCGGCAGTTCAAGCTGACCAAACCATTCGGGATGATTTTTATAAAACTGATGATCTTTGTGAACATGATTCGAAACAAAATCTAAAAGTACTTTTATGTTTTTGCTATGAGCGGTTTTTATAAGTTCTTTAAGCTTATCCATCGATCCAAATTTTTCTTCCAAATTCAAATGATGAATCGGCCAATAGCCGTGATAACCGCTGAAGTAACGATGCGGTTCGGGATATTCTCTATATGCTTCATTTGGATTATCGTAAACCGGGGAAATCCATATTACATTTACGCTTAATGAATCGAAATAGCCGGCGTTAATTTTATTAATTATACCTTGTAAGTCTCCGCCCATGTAATTCGCTTTATCCGCAAGTGAATCATGTTTAATGGGATTATTTAATGAAAGATCACCGTCATAAAAACGATCTACCATTAATGAGTAAATCACACCATCATACCAAGTCCAGTAATTGTTATCAATAGGTTTACCGTCGTAAGTGTGTACATATTGAATATTGGAAACTTGTCCGTTATTTGTTACACCGACCCGTATTAAATTTTCTCCATTTGGTTTATCCAATTTTATTTTAACGATAGAACCGTTAACCGATAAATTCGTTGACTCAACTTTTTTATTGTTGACCAAAGCAACAACATTATCCGTGTTGATAAATGTTTCTTTGCTCTTATTCTCAAATTCAAAAATGTACTGGTTAAATTCCTCTTCATATTTTAGTTGATGAAGATAAATTTCATCTGTATGGCGAGGTTCAATTTTTATAATTGAATTTTCACCACCGATTCCATTGGGTCGTTTTTCAGGATTGGAAGGATCTAATAACTCTTCTCCATCTGCAAAAAATTTGTATTCATAAACTCCGGCCTCAAATGGAAGAGTAATTTCATAAGTTCCATTTCCATCTTCATCTGTCATCGGTAAATTTTGTCTGTTCCATTGATTGAAACTACCAAAGAGATTAATTGAATTGTATTTTTTATTTGGTGCAAAACTAAAAGTGTGTGACTGTAGAAGTTCAACCGTAACCGGAATTGAATAAGTTTGACCACTATAATCAAAATCAACCAAAGTCATTCCCTCATAATCATCTCCGGCTTGAAGAACTAAGGTTTTCGACTCTTTTAAGTAATCGATTTTGATGTTGGGATTTTTCTTAAAGGTAAGATCATAATTTTCCGCATAAAACAAATCACTTACAAGAATAGAATCAGTTTGTCCGGCAAGTAATTTTACTACGGGAATTACATCTTTAATGTCGGAATTAGTTTTTTGCGAACAACCGAGAAAGAAAAATAGTCCTAATAGAAATATCACATTTGAATATAGTTTCATAGAAATTCCTTCGGTAAATAGTTATGAAGGAAAAATACAAATATGAATTTATTTAATGAAGTACTAATGGGATCAGTTGGTTCTCTCTTTTATGAATTCTTCCAAAACATCGAGAGAAGAAATGAAATGAACTTTATCAAATTGTGATAAAGACTTGGTTACTTCTTCATCGAGAGCTTGTCCGCCAATTATAACTTCTTGTTCTGGGAACTCAGCTTTAATTTTTTCAATCATTTTAAGAAGTCTGGCAACATTTATATAGAAACTGTTAGAAATACCTACAAGATCGGGTTTTTCTTCTTTTATTAAATTGAGGATATCATCCTGGGGAGTATTTGCTCCAAGAAAAATTGAATTCCAACCCATCAGTTCGAAATAATCCGAGACGATTTTGGGACCAAGTTCATGAAATTCTTTATCGATGCAGGTAATTATTACTTTCTTCGAATTTTTCTCGGTCTCTAAAATTTTAGGATAAACAAGGTTTAATAGACTTTCGGTAATTTTTGTGGCGCGGTGTTCATTTGCTACTGATGTACGATTATGTTCCCAAAGGTAGCCAATACGATACATCGATTTTTGGAAGATTTTCGTGTATATATCTTTAACACTTTCGTTTCTTTCAAGCAAATCGGCTATAATTTTTACACACTCTGCCTTATTTCCTTCAAGTAGTGCGTTTAAGTAATGATAATAAACTGCGTCAGAAATCATAACATCTCCCAAGTTGAACACAATTCCAAACAAAAATATGACATAGAAAATTCCATTACAAGTAAATTACTTTTCAAATTTATTATTGATCCATTTTGAGAATACGAAAGCACCATAGCCAAAAAACGGAGCAGCAATAACATCTATTGTGTAATGCACATGCTGAAGCAATACAAAAGCTCCAACGAATATTGTTCCGACTAAAAATAAATTTTTATAAACTCGATTTCTTGCAGTTAAATAAAATATAAACATCGTAGATGTGTGACCCGAAAAAAATAAATCTTTGGTTAGTATTTCTCCCGTTCCAAAAAACTGCACAAATGGATCATTCAGAAGAATTATGGTTGAAGGAGGATTTAACGGAAGAAAATACATCGCAATAATTCTGAAGATTGCGGTAATTGTATAAGCTTTAAGAGCGAGCAATAATATCCCGGGATAATTGCGAAGATGAAAAACCGCAAGTATTAATCCGAGATAAATAATTATAAACGTCCACCATGTAAGATCAACCGGGCTGAATAAATCCAGTAAAGGATCGGTGAAGGCAAATCCATCACGAGTTTCAATATGTGTCAGATACATTGGTAGGAAAATTAAAACCGGAATGAGAACTGAAAATGTTGTTGTGAGATTATAAACGTTTCGTTTGTTAGATAAATATTCTTGCCAGGCTGAGATCATTTACGAATAATTTTTTATTTGAAATTACAAAATAAAAAAGGCTGTTGAAATAACAGATCAAAAAAAATGATGAGGAAATTAAAACGGTCTCCCAATGAGAGACCGTTTTTTTAGGGTGCTTATTATCTAACACTATAGCTAAAAAGAGTGATTCGTTTTTACAGCCATGCTAAGTAGTGTTAGTGATTATTCGAATAAAATGCTTTTCGCATTTTCTCATCTCCCAATTTATGTTGATTGCTTGATACCAAAAGTGCAACTCAACAAACAGTATTATTTTATGAGAATCATTTTTTTAACTGCAATATTTTTACCTGCCGTAACTCTATAAATATAAACACCTGCCGAAACTTGCGAACCATAATTATTCTTTCCGTTCCAAACAATTTCATAAACACCTGAGTTCATTTCAGTATTTACCAATGTATTAACCAGTTGACCAAGTATGTTGTAAACCTTTATTGTTACAAAGCCGGCATCCGGTACTGTATACTTAATCTTTGTTGTCGGGTTGAACGGATTCGGATAATTTTGATAGACTTCGAATTTCGAAGGCATTTCTTCATCCACAACTTCAGTTACACCATTTGGTGAAACTGTTAGAGTTGGTCCAGAGAGTGTTTCTTTTCCGTTGAGAGTATATTTTGTTTTAACATTTGTTTCGGTAAAGCTCATTTCATTAATTCTAAAATAGATTTCACCCGGAGTTATTGTGCCATTTAATTCCTTATTCGAAAAGAATGTAAAGACTGAAATACCTTGCTGCTTTTCATAACCTAGTACTGTATACCCATCAATTTTATATAGAGAAGAAAATGATTGATAATTCAGTATAGCTGGGTCATATTCAAATTCAACAGTTATGTTGAATAAGTGCTCGGCGTTAATAATTTCTAAAGGAATTTGAACGAGTTTTTCTTCCTTCATAATTACTGCATTTGCTAAATTGAATCCACCGTTAGCTATAACAGAACTCGGAGTTTCGCCGGTTATGAATGCATAAAGTTCATTAAGATCGGTAAGATTAATAACACCGTCATCGTTGAAATCCGCGTTATCCAAAGCTTGCGGATCGGTTATAAGATTACTGCTGCCGTTTAAGTATAAAAGAAGCAGATAGAAATCGTCCATTGTTACTTGTTTGTCGAGTGTTACGTCTCCTTTATCTGCTACTATGCCCGTTGGAGCAAAGTAATCTATAATTCCGTTGGTGACATTAACAGTATAGTCAATCGCGTTGGTATTTAACGCGGTAAAGTCAAATGAATTTCCCTCGATTACCGCAGTGCCGGGAGCAGCTGCGTCACCACGGACTTTCATTTGCAGTGTAAAGAGTTTACCCGGTTCATCAATTGCTGATAACCCCCAACCGGCGAATGTTAGTTCGCCGATACCTCCGGTAACTGTATTTGAAACAGAGAAGTAAGACCAAGTAGCATCATTAATTAATCCGTCATTCAAGTAGCCGAGATATTCTAACTTAGTATTATCATAAGTGAATTCTCCGGTAAGTAGAACATAACCTTCAAGTTTAGGATTGAAATAAACATCTAAAAGATATGTAGCACCGGTATATGCAGGGTTTACACTTTCCACAGTAATTTCCGGATTTAGACTAACACTGGAACCCGAGAAGTCCACTAAACCAAGTTCATTCATATCCACTTTGTGATAAATCAATCTCTCAATATCATTATAATCAACAGCATCAAGGAAAATATTATTACGAGCATCGACATTATTAATGGCAGCAGAAGACATATTTGTTAGGGAAATAGCTGATTGATCCAAATAACCTGAAAAGAGTGAATTATTAATTTTAATGTTCTCCGGCTGTAATCCAGGGAAACCCCCATAGCCTCCGATTGCAAAACCTCTCCCTGCTACTGAGGTAGAGAGTTCTATTCCATCAAATAGGGTTCCGGTTATATTTCCTTCTAAATAGATTTCAGCAGTCCAATTATCTATAAATTTAGAACCAAATAGGAATGAAATATTCTTCATCTCAAGACCGCTATATTGTGAAGACAGAAATACTCCGAATGAATTTCGAAAGATTTCAAAATCACCAGAAAATGTTATATCAAGTAATTCATGCAACATTTGTGGTCCCAATATACTTATGGGGTTTGCAACAAAGTTGCTTTGAGTCATATAGATTCCAAAATTTGTATTGTAACCAATAATTCCGCCATTAAATGAAATATTTTCGTTTGCACCTAAAGAAATACCAATTTCTTGAGTTGGTATACCACCCAAAAGATTATTAAACTCATCAGTAGTTAATCCTGCTTTTATATTGTTGAATCCTAAGTCCACATTATCTGTTAGCGCAAAGCCAATTGCCTCATTTTGTTTCGCTGTGACATAATTAAATGTAGAATTACTGCATGAGTAGAATGACATACCCAAGAGATTTTCATTTGCAATAACGTTATCAAATAAAACATTACTGCATTGCAACAGCTCAATGCCAATATTAGAATTATTTGAGAAATTACAGTTTGTAACTGTCAGGTAATCAACAAGATAAGCTACAAAGCCATTAGTGAATGTACTTCCACTTACCGTTTGTATGTTATCTAATGAAATGTTTGAAATAGGTAGAAACGGCCCAATAGAAACACCATAAGGATTTGATGACAGTAGTTTGAAATTCGCGATATTCACAAAGGAAGAAGTTATTCGTAATCCAACTATGCTTGGGTAAGAACTACCGTAGCCAATTATTGTTAAAGGTATTTCAACTTCAACCAACTCATAGTATACACCGTTTTTAACTTTTATAAGACTTCCAGGCGGAACATTATCTATTGCATAGTTAATAGATAAATATGGTGATGCTTCAGTTCCGGGATTACTATTGTTTCCTGTTGTTGCTACATAGTATGTATTTCCAGATGTAAAATTGAAGGATGTTGCAGCGTCAAGCTTAATTCCATCGTTGGAAGCAATAACATTCCATTGGAAATGACTTGACCCGGGAAGCTCAGGAACAACATATTGGATGTCTGTAGTAATAATATTTATTAAGGTATCAGGTGTAGGATTTGTTATATCTACGATTATCAGATTATAACTTGATGCATTTTGTGACGCTTCCCAAGAAAAGGGGGTATTTATACCCGAAATGTTAAATCCGTTATAAGGAAATAGAAGACTGAAAGGTTCCGGTGGTAAAATCTCTTTTGTGGTAAAACTCCACGTGTCGGAAGTAATAGAGCCCGTTGCAGTGGTTGCAATTACTTTCCAGAAGTATTGTGTTAGCGGAACTAATGCAGCACCTGTGACATCATGGTAAAGTGCATCGATATCGCTTGCCTGTTTAACTAAGTCAATTATGGTTGTTGCGAAAGTATCCTCTGTAGAAACTTGTAAATTATAAGATGTTGCACCGATATAGGCATTCCATGAAAACCTAGGATATAATGTCACTTCATCAGCTTCATTGTCTGGGGAAACTAGAATCGGGCTTGCTGGAAGTGTGAAGGTTGCAGTGAAATATTTATTACTGTTCATTGTAACTAATAGAGGATTTGAAGTACCGCTCGCATCGCCACTCCAACCGCTGAAAATCCATCCACTGGCTGGAACAGCATTTAAGCTTACGGTTGATCCGGTTATATAAGATGTTAAGTCGGGAGTTTTTGTAACAGTTCCGTTTCCGACAACACTCACAGCGAGTGAATAACCTGTTGGATCAGTATAGCCCGATGAAGGAGTCATACTCCAGATGGCTGAATAAGTAGTTCCAATTCCAACCCTCCAGTAATATGTTATACCGACGACTAATCCTGCACTGGAAGGAACAGTTAAATAACCCGCACCATAAGTAGATATTGAAGTGATGTAAACTAAATTTGAACCTGAAAAATCAGTTGAGCTAGTACTGATTTCCACCGAGAAAGTAAAAGGACCCGGCGAGTAATCAGAAGCGACATACCACCAACTAAGCGTTGGTGAAGTAGTAATGTAAGTTGCACCGTTAATTGGTGCGGAAAGGTTCGGCGTACCTATCTGAGCATTTATTGCTAATGTAGAAAAAACAAATAGCAAAAATACAGGTAGGAATCCTCGTAAAGATTTCATTAGAGCACCCTCGTATTTATGTTTCTAAAGAAATAATACTAAGTATGAATATGATTGTTAATTTGATTGAATTTGATAACACTCAAAAGAACATCATATCATGATGCTATTGTGGCTGGTCAATAACATTTACTCGGAATGTTCAGTAATACGTTCGCACCCATTGGTGGATTTATATGATAATGTGTATATGGAGTCTATGTGAGAAAAAAGACGCTAATAAACTATACTTTTATATTTTAATACACAATAAAATTATTTAATATATTAAAAGATATGTTGACATAATATCACATTTAAAGCGGGTAATCGATGAGATTGTGAAACTTCAGTTATTTTCGCTTATAAAAAATCTGCCAGCGCAACTCCCAAGTTTGTCCGCCATCTAGGGACATCTCCCAATTCCAAATCAACGAGTTTTTTTCAATTGAGTGGAAAATCATTCGCTGATAGATCTCATTTCCTTCGGGGTTTATAAAGTTTCTCGACAAGATCATATTCTCTTTATCAACACCGCCTCCAAAGACCATAAAGTTTCCGGTATTATCGACCCATGTTTGAAGCCACTTATTTTTCAGAGAAGAATAAGTTGTAACACTTTTACCTCTGAATCCCGAATTATAATCTTCAAAATTTTCTTCGATAACACAGTCGTCTAAAATTTTAGAAATAGAGTTATGACCTTTATACTCGTTTCCATCAGAATCATACCAGGTTAAATCCCACTCACCAATCCAAAAATCAAATTGGGAGAAGTTTAACGATTCACAAGATTTTTGAGTTTGTGCTTTGCTTGATAAAGTAAAAGTAAGCACTAAGATACACAGATATATTAGTTTCATAATGTTATCCTTGAATAGATGCCGTGTCCATCCCCCCATTGCTAAATGAACACGGCATTGTTAGGAGGTGATTATTTTATGAGAGTCATTTTTTTAACCGTTGAAAAATTTCCGGCTCTCAAACTGTAAAAATATATTCCGCTTGAAAATTGATCAGCATTGAAATCGACTGAATAAGTCCCGGTTGATTTTTGCTCGTTAACTAAAATTGCAATTTCATTTCCAAGTACATCAAATAATTTTAATGTGACATGTGAATGTTTTGGAATCGAGTAATTAATTGTTGTTGACGGATTAAACGGATTAGGATAATTTTGCGCTAAACTATATTCCGTTGGAATTGATTCATCTTCAACACTTGTGGGATCGTCCACAACATTTACGAACCAAGTTTTTGAAATTGAGTTCATCGGATTAGAAATTGTAACAGAAACAGTATCTGTTCTTGGTGTCGGTAAAATAAATGATGAACTGTAATTGTATGTTGAACTTGTTGAAGCGCTGATGCCATTCTTTGTCCAAGCATAATCTAGCTCATATCCGGTTGGATCTTCGGCGGTAACACTGAATCCAACCGATCCGTTTTTGGCAATTAATGTATAGGAAGCCGATGGATTAGAACTTAGAATTACCGGTATTCCGGGTTCTACTTTCACTTCAATATAATTTTCTCTAGTTAATTCCTGGCTACCACTTGAATTAGTAACGATCAGTTTTACGGTATAAATACCGACTTCGCTATATGTCCATTGTGGATTTTGCTCGGTAGCATCAATTGTACCGTCATTGTTTAAATCCCATTCCCAATTTGTAATAGGGTTGGCGGGATCGGTAAAAGTTAAGTCTTCAAACTGCACAGTTATTTCACCAAAATCTTCAATTTCATCAGCGGAAAAATTTGCTCGCATAAAACCGTTTGGTATAGTCTCGGTTACATTATGAGTTTCGTTAATCGTAAGATTAGATAATTCACTTGTTTGACCCGATGGCCATTCAATAGTTGCTTGTTCAATTACGGAAGCGTCTTTCAAACCAAAATGGACGACCAAACTATTGTGAGCGCCGAAACTATTTTGAGCAAGCAACTCTCTGATTTGCCAAGTTTCATTGCCGTCAATTATTGCTTTCACTTTCACTTTAGCGCCAATTGCGGTTTTGCTTGATACGGTTCCTTGAAGAATAAATTTTACCCAATTGTTGTCGTTGTCTAATTCATTAATGTATAAACCTCTTCCCAATGAATTACCGGAAATGAAAAGATCGAGATCACCGTCATCGTCATAATCACCGAAAGAAGCTCCGCGTGTTGCACCGGTTGGGCTAATACCATTGTCGGTAATTTTTGTAAAAGTACCATCACCGTTATTTCTGTAAAAAGAGTTCCCGTTTTCACTTGTTACAAGTAAATCAAGATCTCCGTCGTTATCAGTGTCCCCCCAATTGTTTGCCAAGTTTGAGCCTGTGACAGTAAATGCTGTTGATGTTGAAACGTAAGTTCCATTATCGTTAATATAAAATCGATCAGGGACAGCACTATAATTAGTTAAGAAAATATCAAAGTCGCCATCGTTGTCATAATCGATAGTGTTATAAGTTTGACCATCTTGTAAATCAGTACCTAATGGACCATCTTCCAATCGAATGAAATCGACTGAACCGGTTTCAATAAGTTGATTTATGTAAATATAATCACGTGCTGCACTTCCTGCCGGTCCGCTACCAATGAACAAATCTAAATCTCCGTCCTGATCATAATCTGTCCAAGTCGGAATTGTATAAGGTGCAAGGTTTTGTGTGAATTCATAATCTTCTATACGTGTAAATCTGCCGTCGCCGTTGTTCATAAAAAGAAATGTGGGGTTATTTCCCCCATTATGAAAACCAACAGCATGTGTAACAACAAGATCAATGAAGCCGTCGTTATTATAATCTGCCCAAGCAGGTGCCCAACCTCTATAATCGTTGGTGGGATTAAAAACCGTATTAGTTATCCTTTCGAAAGAGGAACCTTCTCCTTTAAATAGAAATATAGGTGAGCCGGCCATTGCAAAGTCTAAAATTCCGTCATTGTTATAATCAGCCCAACTCACGCCGTTAGCATTTCCGGGGTTGTTTGCTTGAATACTGCTGTTATCATAAATAAAAGTCCCGTCTCCGTTATTTATGAACAAATGATTTTTTGTTGCATGGAGATCGAGGTCACCGTCATTATCAAAATCAATCCATGCGGCACCTGCATAATTTACATCTGTGCTTGTTTGGTTGATTATATTTGCGGCATCTCTGTTAAAAGTCTGCGCGTTAATCAGAAGTTGACTTATCAATGCAACAACAATGGCGATTAGAATATCGAATAGTTTCATGTTACCCCCTTTTGATTGAAAGAATTCTAATGCAATGATACTAATGAATTGGCAAGGGTTGTATTACCCAATCGGGGTATTTTGAAATGAATTTTTAGATTAGTCTTTCTCGAATTGCTTTTGCGACAGCTTCGGATTTTGAATGAACTTCCAACTTCTTGTAAATATTTTTAAGATGCTTACGAACGGTTTCTTCACTTATGAAAAGTTTATCGGCAATTGTTTTATAACTTGAACCGTTGCATAATTCGGTAAGGACTTCTGTTTCTCTTTTGGTTAATTGTTCGGGAGCGGGTTGGACTTTAAAAGAACCAACAACCATTCGAGCAATTTGTGAGCTCATTGGCGCACCGCCGTTGTGGGTTTCTTTAATTCCTTCTAATATTTTTTGCGGTGAAGAATCTTTAGTTAAATACCCTGAAGCTCCCGAACAAAGTGCATCAAAAACGTATTCGTCATTTTCATGAATGCTCAAAACCAGGACATCCAAATTTGGATATTTTGTTTTAATCTTTTTTATAGCATCAATTCCACTCATACCCGGTAAACCAATATCCATCAATACAACATCGGGGATTTCATCATCAAGCCATATTAATGCAGATTCGGCATCTTCAAAAGTTTGAAGACATTCGTAAACCACTGTTCCGTTAATTAGTAATTGTAAACTTTCACGGATCTCGGAATCATCTTCAACAATGATCACTGATATCATTAAAATAAGCCGGATAGTTTTTGAGTGAGGGAAAGTTATAAATATGACTAGATAAAATAAAGCCGTATTATGATAATTGTGAATGAAGTCGTATGCTTGTTCCTTCTCCTTTTGTACTTTCAATATCAACCTTGCCGTTTAAACTAGCCGCTCGCATACGAATATTTTTTAATCCTCTGCCTTGCTTAATTTTGTTTAGATCAAAGCCGTCACCATCATCGGTAAGTGAAATATCAATTTCGTTTTCGTGAATCGAAAAAGTTAAAAGAACATTTTTTGCATTGGAATATTTAAGAATATTATTCATAGCTTCTTTAAATATGAGCATTGTATGTCGCCGCCAATCCATTGGCATAGTTATATTACTATATCTCTCTTCAACCCCGCTTGTTCTAAACGATATTGAAGATTTATCAAAAAGATCATCACCAAAATCTTTTAATCTGATTGCAACATCATAAAGAGTATCTTTGCCGGGATCCAGAGTCCAAATAAAATCTTTAACCCCGGAAGAAAGATTCGACGATAACTCACTTATCTTTTGCATATAAGTTAAACTACCTGATTCTTGATCTTTGAGAGTTCTCTTCAATAGCTCATTATAGAGTGAAATTTTTGTAATTCTATGACCAAGTTCATCGTGGAAATCTTCCGCAGCTTTTTTGCGTAGTTTTATTTCTTCTTCCGCTCTAATCCTTTCAATCTCTTCAGCGTATTTTAGTTCTCTCGCCAATTTAAATTTGTGAAGAGAATATATAGTAATTCCAATTACAGTTAAGATAGACAGTATAAACCACCAAGTTTGCCAAAAAGGCGGAGTTACGATTACAGATAATGATGAACTTTCACTACTTTCAAATCCTGTGGAATTTGTTGCCTTAACAATCAATTGATATTTCCCCGGTGGAAGAACAGCATATTCGGCAAATGGTTTATTGTAAGAATTAATCCAAGTTGTATCAAAGCCATCGAGTTTGTATTTAAAGTTGATGTTTTCCGCTGATATAAAATCCATAGAAGTGAAATAAAACCGGAGATAATTTGTGTTATAAGGGATTTCAATTTCGCAACTTCGTTATAAGCAAAATTCGGGAAGAGATTTTCTTCAGCACTAGTTACGGATAAAATTTTAATTGGTGTGGTTACAGAAGATTTAAGATAATTTTCGGTATCAATTATACTCAGACCATTTACACCTCCGAAATAAATTTCATTTCCAGAAACTGAATACGATCGAGCTGTAAACATATTTCCGTGTAAACCATGTTCGGAAGTAAATGAATTTATTTGTCCGGATTCTAA
It contains:
- a CDS encoding FlgD immunoglobulin-like domain containing protein, yielding MKSLRGFLPVFLLFVFSTLAINAQIGTPNLSAPINGATYITTSPTLSWWYVASDYSPGPFTFSVEISTSSTDFSGSNLVYITSISTYGAGYLTVPSSAGLVVGITYYWRVGIGTTYSAIWSMTPSSGYTDPTGYSLAVSVVGNGTVTKTPDLTSYITGSTVSLNAVPASGWIFSGWSGDASGTSNPLLVTMNSNKYFTATFTLPASPILVSPDNEADEVTLYPRFSWNAYIGATSYNLQVSTEDTFATTIIDLVKQASDIDALYHDVTGAALVPLTQYFWKVIATTATGSITSDTWSFTTKEILPPEPFSLLFPYNGFNISGINTPFSWEASQNASSYNLIIVDITNPTPDTLINIITTDIQYVVPELPGSSHFQWNVIASNDGIKLDAATSFNFTSGNTYYVATTGNNSNPGTEASPYLSINYAIDNVPPGSLIKVKNGVYYELVEVEIPLTIIGYGSSYPSIVGLRITSSFVNIANFKLLSSNPYGVSIGPFLPISNISLDNIQTVSGSTFTNGFVAYLVDYLTVTNCNFSNNSNIGIELLQCSNVLFDNVIANENLLGMSFYSCSNSTFNYVTAKQNEAIGFALTDNVDLGFNNIKAGLTTDEFNNLLGGIPTQEIGISLGANENISFNGGIIGYNTNFGIYMTQSNFVANPISILGPQMLHELLDITFSGDFEIFRNSFGVFLSSQYSGLEMKNISFLFGSKFIDNWTAEIYLEGNITGTLFDGIELSTSVAGRGFAIGGYGGFPGLQPENIKINNSLFSGYLDQSAISLTNMSSAAINNVDARNNIFLDAVDYNDIERLIYHKVDMNELGLVDFSGSSVSLNPEITVESVNPAYTGATYLLDVYFNPKLEGYVLLTGEFTYDNTKLEYLGYLNDGLINDATWSYFSVSNTVTGGIGELTFAGWGLSAIDEPGKLFTLQMKVRGDAAAPGTAVIEGNSFDFTALNTNAIDYTVNVTNGIIDYFAPTGIVADKGDVTLDKQVTMDDFYLLLLYLNGSSNLITDPQALDNADFNDDGVINLTDLNELYAFITGETPSSVIANGGFNLANAVIMKEEKLVQIPLEIINAEHLFNITVEFEYDPAILNYQSFSSLYKIDGYTVLGYEKQQGISVFTFFSNKELNGTITPGEIYFRINEMSFTETNVKTKYTLNGKETLSGPTLTVSPNGVTEVVDEEMPSKFEVYQNYPNPFNPTTKIKYTVPDAGFVTIKVYNILGQLVNTLVNTEMNSGVYEIVWNGKNNYGSQVSAGVYIYRVTAGKNIAVKKMILIK
- a CDS encoding FG-GAP-like repeat-containing protein, encoding MKLFDILIAIVVALISQLLINAQTFNRDAANIINQTSTDVNYAGAAWIDFDNDGDLDLHATKNHLFINNGDGTFIYDNSSIQANNPGNANGVSWADYNNDGILDFAMAGSPIFLFKGEGSSFERITNTVFNPTNDYRGWAPAWADYNNDGFIDLVVTHAVGFHNGGNNPTFLFMNNGDGRFTRIEDYEFTQNLAPYTIPTWTDYDQDGDLDLFIGSGPAGSAARDYIYINQLIETGSVDFIRLEDGPLGTDLQDGQTYNTIDYDNDGDFDIFLTNYSAVPDRFYINDNGTYVSTSTAFTVTGSNLANNWGDTDNDGDLDLLVTSENGNSFYRNNGDGTFTKITDNGISPTGATRGASFGDYDDDGDLDLFISGNSLGRGLYINELDNDNNWVKFILQGTVSSKTAIGAKVKVKAIIDGNETWQIRELLAQNSFGAHNSLVVHFGLKDASVIEQATIEWPSGQTSELSNLTINETHNVTETIPNGFMRANFSADEIEDFGEITVQFEDLTFTDPANPITNWEWDLNNDGTIDATEQNPQWTYSEVGIYTVKLIVTNSSGSQELTRENYIEVKVEPGIPVILSSNPSASYTLIAKNGSVGFSVTAEDPTGYELDYAWTKNGISASTSSTYNYSSSFILPTPRTDTVSVTISNPMNSISKTWFVNVVDDPTSVEDESIPTEYSLAQNYPNPFNPSTTINYSIPKHSHVTLKLFDVLGNEIAILVNEQKSTGTYSVDFNADQFSSGIYFYSLRAGNFSTVKKMTLIK
- a CDS encoding DUF1579 family protein, which gives rise to MKLIYLCILVLTFTLSSKAQTQKSCESLNFSQFDFWIGEWDLTWYDSDGNEYKGHNSISKILDDCVIEENFEDYNSGFRGKSVTTYSSLKNKWLQTWVDNTGNFMVFGGGVDKENMILSRNFINPEGNEIYQRMIFHSIEKNSLIWNWEMSLDGGQTWELRWQIFYKRK